The following DNA comes from Microbacterium wangchenii.
GTGAAGCGCGCGTCGGGCTCGCCGCCCTGGGTGTAGACGGAGTCGGGGAAGCGGGCGCTCACAGTGCGACCGTCCGGAAGCCGGCGTTACCCATGGAGGAGTCGGGGGTGTTGCGCGAGCGCGCGGAGTTCCGGTAGCGGTTGCAGTAGGAGAGGTGGCACAGGTAGCTGCCTCCGCGGAGCACGCGCTCGGTGCCGAGGCGAGGCCCCGTGGGTGCATCGGTGGGCGATTGCGCGTAGGTGCGCGGGCTGAACCAGTCGGCGCACCACTCCCACGCGTTGCCGACGGCCTGCCACAACCCGTAGCCGTTCGGCTCGAAGCTGCGCACGGGGGCCGTGGTCGCCCACCCGTCCTCCGCCGTGTTGCGGTCGGGGAACGAGCCCTGGAAGATGTTCGCCCGCCATCCGCCCTCGTCGACCTCGGCGTCGCCCCACGGGTACTTCGCGCCCGCCAGCCCGCCGCGGGCGGCGTACTCCCACTCCGCCTCGGTCGGCAGGCGCCGGCCCGCCCACGCGCAGTACGCCTGGGCGTCGTTCCAGCTGACGTGCACGGCGGGGTGGTCGTCGAGGCCGTCGAGCGAGGACCCGGCGCCGCCGGGATGCCGCCAGTCGGCGCCGCGCACGCCCCGCCACCACGGCGTGCCCGGCGGCACGCCGACGATGTCGTCGCCGGGCGCGGTGACGGCGAGGTGGAAGACGGCGGAGAACCCGAACGTCTCCGCCTCCGTCCAGTAGCCGGTGGCGTCGACGAACTCCGCGAAGGCGCGGTTGGTGACGGTCGTGGCGTCGATCGAGAAGGCGCCCAGTCGCACGACATGGCGGGGGAGCTCCCCGTCACCGGGGTTCTCGTCTCCCGAGGAGTCGCCCATGACGAATTCCCCGGCCGGAACAAAAGCCTGCGGCACGGAGTGCGCCCCGCCGTCGGCCACGATGGGATCTGGGCGTCGAGCCGGCGGGATCTGCAGCAGCGTCGAACGCGACGGGGAACCGCAGCCGCATCCGCACCCGGTGGACGGCCGCGCGCCGGCGATCTGCATCTCCATCGTCGCTTCCTCCCGCGGCCGCATTGACGCACCTACGCTTCTCACCCTACAGTCGTGAAGGCAAATGTGGGACGTTGTCCCGCATATTGGGACACGCCCGACGCCGCCCCATCCGCATCACCCCATTCGTCGCTTCAAAGGAGAGTCATGGCGAACACCGATCAGCTGCGCGTGAAGAAGCAGCAGCGCAATACCGTTCTGGCGAGCGTCTTCGGCTCGGTCATCGAGTGGTACGACTTCTTCCTCTACGCCACGATGGCGGCCCTCGTCTTCAACAGCGAGTTCTTCCCCCAGTTCGATCCGCTCATCGGCACGCTCGTCGCCTTCGGCACGTTCGCCGCCGGTTTCGTCACGCGCCCCATCGGCGGGCTGATCTTCGGCCACTTCGGCGACCGCATCGGTCGCAAGAAGATCCTCGTCATCACGATGCTGATCATGGGCATCTCGACGTTCCTGATGGGCGTGCTGCCCACGTACGCCCAGATCGGCATCGCCGCGCCGATCCTGCTGCTCATCCTGCGGATGCTGCAGGGCATCGGCCTCGGCGGCGAGTGGGGTGGCGCGGCCATCCTCACCTTCGAGCACGCACCGCGCGGCAAGCGCGGCCTCTTCTCGTCGTGGCCGCAGACCGGCGTGCCGCTGGGCCTCCTGCTGTCCACCGTCGCGGTGAACCTCGCGAGCCTTGCCGGTGAAGAGGCGCTCGTCGAGTGGGCATGGCGCATCCCGTTCATCGCGAGCATCGTCCTCGTGGTCGTGGGCCTCATCGTCCGCCTGAAGGTGGAGGAGCCGCAGGCGTTCAAGGACATGGTCGAGACCGGCGAGGTCGTCAAGGTCCCCGTGTTCGAGGTCATCCGCAAGTACCCCAAGCAGCTGCTCGTCGGCTTCGGTGCGCGCTTCAGCGAGAGCATCACGTTCAACGTCTACAACGCGTTCCTCCTCACCTACACCACGACCGTCCTCGGCCTGTCGAGCTCCTACGCGCTGAACGGCCTGCTCGTGGCGAGCGTCATCGGGTTCTTCATCATCCCGATCGCAGGCAAGCTCTCCGACAAGTTCGGCCGCCGGCCCGTCTTCGCGGCCGGTGCGGCCGTCGCCCTCGTCACCGCCTTTCCGATCTTCGGCCTCATCGACTCCGGTGTCGCCGTGTTCATCTGGCTCGCGACGGTGCTGGGCTGGTCGATGGGAGCGTGCACCATGTTCGGTGCCGAGGCGGCCTTCTTCGCCGAGCTGTTCCCGGCCCGGGTGCGTTACACCGGCATGTCGCTGGTGTACCAGCTGGGCGTCCTCCCCTCCGGTGCCGTGGCGCCGATCATCGCGGCGTGGCTCGTGTCGATCTCGGGGTCGTCGTGGCCGGTCGCGATCTACGTCATGGTCGCCGCCGCCATCGCCCTCGTGGCGCTGTACTTCGCCAAGGAGACGGCGCACCAGGAGGTCGACACCGACCTGCGGGCGCGCGCCGAAGCGCAGGCCGCTCCCGCCCCCGCAGCCCAGTGAAAGCAGGAAGCACCGCAATGACCCGCTCAACTCCCAACATCGTCCTGATCCTCGTGGACGACATGGGCTTCTCCGACATCGGATGCTACGGCGGTGAGGTGGAGACGCCGAACCTCGACGCGCTCGCCGCCAACGGGGCGATGCTGACGCAGTTCTACAACACCGCCCGCTGCAGCCCCTCGCGCGCCTCTCTCATGACGGGGCTGCATCCGCACCAGACCGGCATCGGCATCCTGAACTACGACGATGCCCCTGACGGGTACCCGGGGAACCTCAACGACCGGTGCGTGACTATCGCCGAAGCACTGCAGCCGGCGGGGTACCGCAGCTACGTCTCGGGTAAGTGGCACATGGCCGGCGACATCCACAACCCGACGGATGCGTGGCCCACCCGTCGCGGTTTCGAGAAGTTCTTCGGCACGCTGGAGGGCGCGGGCAGCTTCTTCCGCACCCGCACCCTCACGCGGGGCGAGACGAACGTGGAGGACGAGACGCTCGACCCGGACTTCTATTACACCGACGCGATCAGCGACAACGCCGTGCGCTTCATCGAGGATCACCGCGCCGAGCACGCCGACGATCCGTTCTTCCTCTACGTCGCGTACACGGCGCCGCACTGGCCGCTGCACGCGCTCGAGGAAGACGTGAAGAAGTACCTCGGCCGCTTCGACGCCGGCTGGGATGCGCTGCGCGAAGAGCGACTCGAGCGGCTCATCGCGTCGGGGATCATCTCGGAGAACTGGCCGCTCACCGACCGCGACCCGCGCGTGCCGGCGTGGGACGACGTCGAGCACAAGGAGTGGGAGGGCATCCGCATGGCCGTCTACGCCGCGCAGCTGGACCGCATGGACCAGGGCGTCGGGCGCATCGTCGGCGAGCTGAAAGAGCAGGGCATCTTCGACGACTCCATCGTCATCTTCCTCTCCGACAACGGCGGATGCGCCGAGGAGATGCCGATCGAGACCGCGCGGGAGTTCGTCACCACGTACGTGACCTTCGACGCCGAGACGAGCGACGGTCGCGAGGTGCGCCCGGGCAACGACCCGAGCATCGTGCCCGGGACCGAAGACACGTACGCGACGTACGGACGCTCGTGGGCGAACCTGTCGAACACGCCGTTCCGCGAGTACAAGCACTGGATTCACGAGGGCGGGATCGCCACCCCGTTCATCGTCAGCTGGCCGGCCGGCCTCGGCACGGACCCGACGCTGCGGACGCAGCCGCATCAGCTGACCGACGTCATGTCGACCCTGCTGGATGTGGCGGGCGTGGACTATCCGACCGAGTACCCGGGCCGTGAGCCGCTGCCGGCGGAGGGCGTCAGCATGATGCCCACCCTCCGGGAGGGCGCCACGGACGAGGACCGGATGCTGTTCTGGGAGCACGAAGGGAACTGCGGCGTGCGCCGGGGTGCGCTCAAGCTGGTCAAGAAGTACGGGCTCGACTGGGAGCTGTACGACATGGTCGAGGACCGCACCGAACTGCACGACATCGCGGCGCAGCATCCGGAGATCGTGGCGGAGTTCAGTGCCGCGTACGACGAGTGGGCGGCGCGCTGCGGGGTCATCCCGCGCGAGCGCGTACTCGAGCTGTATGCCCGTCGCGGAAGCGGCCTTCCCTCGGAGTGACGTCGAAGGCGGTCGGTTACTCTGGGCGGGTGGACGCGGCTCTGGACAACTCGGTGGCCAAAGCGATCCACGTCCTGGGGGCCCTTCGACCATTGTCGGAAGGGGCGAGCGCACGAGAGCTCGCCTCTTCAGCCGGTCTTCCGCGCAGCACCGTCCAGCGCCTCCTCGCGACGCTCGCCGCGACGGGCATGGTGACCCAGGATCAGAGCACGCAGAAGTACATGATCGGCCCGCGTGCGTTGCTCATCGGTCTCGGCTACAACAGCGGCCTGAACCTCATCACCGCGGCCCGTCCACAGATGGTGGCGCTGCGCGACGCCGTGGGGGAGACCGTCGGCCTGTCGGTCGCGGTCGAGCACACCCGCGTGTTCCTGGAGGAGGTGCAGAGCACGCAGGAGCTGCGCTTCGCCCCCGAGCTCGGCAAGCTCTACCCGCTGTGGTCGGGGGCCAACGGGCGCGTGCTCATGGGCGCCCTCACGCAGGATCAGGTCGAGGCCGTGCTCGCGAACCGCGCGCTCGATCACGCGGTGGACCATCCCCTCTCCGACGAGGCCATCCGCGCGAACCTCGCCGAATACCGCCGCGACGGGTTCGCGATCGCCTTCAACGAGGCGATCGACAGCGTCAACTCCATCGCGATGCCGGTGTCGGATGCCACGGGCGCGATCGTCGCCGCGCTGTCGATCTCCGGTCCCTCCCAGCGCTTCACCCGCGACCGCATGCTGGCGTCGGTGGCGGCGCTCAGCACCGCCTGCGCCACCGTGACCCGGCAGCTGGGCGGGACGCCCGCGCCCGTGGCCGCTCCCGCCCGCAGTTCCTGAAGCAACAGTCTCAGTCGCGTACAGGGACTACGGTCAGCTCGTGGGGGAGCGTGTGCAGGAGCTCGGCTCCGCTGTCGCGGATGACCACGAGGTCTTCGATCATGATCGCGCCGACGTCGGGGGTGTAGGTCGGCACCTCCACGGCGAACACCATGCCGGGGCGCACGAGCACGTCGCACGCGGGGGAGATGAAGGGCGGCTCCTCGTGGAACGTGTCGATGCCGATCGAGTGGCCCACATGACCGCGGTTGAACGTCGGATAGCCGGAGTCGTGCACGTACGACATCGCGGCGGTGAAGGCGTCGCCGATGCGCGCTCCGGGTATCAGCGCGTCCCTCGCACGCTTCTGCGCGACCGCGAGCACGTCGTACAGGCGCTGAGCCTCGGCCGAGGGCGTACCGAACGCGAAGGTGCGGCCGCCGTCGCTCCGGTAGCCCTGCACCGTCGTGCCG
Coding sequences within:
- a CDS encoding formylglycine-generating enzyme family protein, translating into MEMQIAGARPSTGCGCGCGSPSRSTLLQIPPARRPDPIVADGGAHSVPQAFVPAGEFVMGDSSGDENPGDGELPRHVVRLGAFSIDATTVTNRAFAEFVDATGYWTEAETFGFSAVFHLAVTAPGDDIVGVPPGTPWWRGVRGADWRHPGGAGSSLDGLDDHPAVHVSWNDAQAYCAWAGRRLPTEAEWEYAARGGLAGAKYPWGDAEVDEGGWRANIFQGSFPDRNTAEDGWATTAPVRSFEPNGYGLWQAVGNAWEWCADWFSPRTYAQSPTDAPTGPRLGTERVLRGGSYLCHLSYCNRYRNSARSRNTPDSSMGNAGFRTVAL
- a CDS encoding IclR family transcriptional regulator, which codes for MDAALDNSVAKAIHVLGALRPLSEGASARELASSAGLPRSTVQRLLATLAATGMVTQDQSTQKYMIGPRALLIGLGYNSGLNLITAARPQMVALRDAVGETVGLSVAVEHTRVFLEEVQSTQELRFAPELGKLYPLWSGANGRVLMGALTQDQVEAVLANRALDHAVDHPLSDEAIRANLAEYRRDGFAIAFNEAIDSVNSIAMPVSDATGAIVAALSISGPSQRFTRDRMLASVAALSTACATVTRQLGGTPAPVAAPARSS
- a CDS encoding arylsulfatase, which produces MTRSTPNIVLILVDDMGFSDIGCYGGEVETPNLDALAANGAMLTQFYNTARCSPSRASLMTGLHPHQTGIGILNYDDAPDGYPGNLNDRCVTIAEALQPAGYRSYVSGKWHMAGDIHNPTDAWPTRRGFEKFFGTLEGAGSFFRTRTLTRGETNVEDETLDPDFYYTDAISDNAVRFIEDHRAEHADDPFFLYVAYTAPHWPLHALEEDVKKYLGRFDAGWDALREERLERLIASGIISENWPLTDRDPRVPAWDDVEHKEWEGIRMAVYAAQLDRMDQGVGRIVGELKEQGIFDDSIVIFLSDNGGCAEEMPIETAREFVTTYVTFDAETSDGREVRPGNDPSIVPGTEDTYATYGRSWANLSNTPFREYKHWIHEGGIATPFIVSWPAGLGTDPTLRTQPHQLTDVMSTLLDVAGVDYPTEYPGREPLPAEGVSMMPTLREGATDEDRMLFWEHEGNCGVRRGALKLVKKYGLDWELYDMVEDRTELHDIAAQHPEIVAEFSAAYDEWAARCGVIPRERVLELYARRGSGLPSE
- a CDS encoding MFS transporter, encoding MANTDQLRVKKQQRNTVLASVFGSVIEWYDFFLYATMAALVFNSEFFPQFDPLIGTLVAFGTFAAGFVTRPIGGLIFGHFGDRIGRKKILVITMLIMGISTFLMGVLPTYAQIGIAAPILLLILRMLQGIGLGGEWGGAAILTFEHAPRGKRGLFSSWPQTGVPLGLLLSTVAVNLASLAGEEALVEWAWRIPFIASIVLVVVGLIVRLKVEEPQAFKDMVETGEVVKVPVFEVIRKYPKQLLVGFGARFSESITFNVYNAFLLTYTTTVLGLSSSYALNGLLVASVIGFFIIPIAGKLSDKFGRRPVFAAGAAVALVTAFPIFGLIDSGVAVFIWLATVLGWSMGACTMFGAEAAFFAELFPARVRYTGMSLVYQLGVLPSGAVAPIIAAWLVSISGSSWPVAIYVMVAAAIALVALYFAKETAHQEVDTDLRARAEAQAAPAPAAQ